In Mangifera indica cultivar Alphonso chromosome 1, CATAS_Mindica_2.1, whole genome shotgun sequence, a single genomic region encodes these proteins:
- the LOC123223281 gene encoding uncharacterized protein At4g19900-like has translation MLSQNIKTPLFLAVSFSAIASLIYTSSLVSSAARIANLCVYSAEKLVIQEMNEEKEDSEAPDPLIPPPALTIPKRIAWFRGKLPDLDVLKSNDSGQKFHGRALEFFDKNCTDQFFMIWFSPARKFGPREFLAVESLMKANPQACLMILSGTLDSRRGHKILKRLLDRGLKIVAVTPDVPFLVKNTPAEAWLEELKSGKKDPGKYPLYNNLSNLIRLAILYRYGGVYLDTDFIVLRNFTGLRNAVGVQVIDQKTEKWSSVNGALMIFDIAHPILVEFLREFATTFDGNMWGHNGPYMLSRVIKRLDVGDANTTPYNITILPIKAFYPVDWFQMPKLYKKPTTEQESKRAEETVAELNRDSYALHLWNQVTRELVIEEESVIQRMIASHCLICGDTYNSSIAI, from the coding sequence ATGTTGAGCCAAAATATTAAAACACCCCTCTTCCTTGCTGTCTCATTTTCAGCCATCGCTTCTCTCATCTACACAAGCAGCCTCGTCTCTAGTGCCGCCCGCATTGCTAATCTCTGTGTATACTCTGCAGAGAAATTAGTAATTCAGGAgatgaatgaagaaaaagaagacagTGAAGCTCCTGATCCTCTTATTCCTCCTCCCGCATTGACGATACCAAAAAGAATAGCTTGGTTCCGGGGAAAACTTCCGGATCTTGATGTTCTTAAATCAAACGATTCCGGTCAGAAATTTCACGGTCGGGCTCTGGaattctttgataaaaattgtaCTGATCAGTTCTTCATGATTTGGTTTTCACCAGCACGTAAATTTGGACCGAGAGAGTTCTTGGCGGTAGAGAGTCTGATGAAGGCCAATCCGCAGGCATGCTTGATGATTTTATCAGGAACTCTAGACTCGCGGCGTGGCCACAAAATCTTGAAACGTCTACTTGATCGTGGACTTAAAATTGTTGCAGTTACACCGGATGTGCCGTTTTTAGTGAAGAATACACCAGCTGAAGCTTGGCTTGAAGAATTGAAAAGTGGCAAGAAGGACCCTGGAAAGTATCCATTATACAATAATCTTTCTAATCTCATCAGGCTTGCCATTTTATACAGGTACGGAGGTGTTTACTTGGACACAGATTTCATTGTTCTGAGAAACTTCACAGGGTTGAGAAATGCAGTTGGGGTACAAGTTATAGATCAGAAGACTGAAAAATGGAGCTCAGTGAATGGTGCATTAATGATCTTTGACATTGCACATCCGATTTTAGTCGAATTCTTGAGGGAATTCGCCACAACTTTTGATGGAAACATGTGGGGTCACAATGGTCCGTACATGCTTTCCAGGGTTATTAAGAGACTGGACGTTGGAGATGCAAACACAACTCCTTATAACATTACAATTTTACCGATAAAGGCATTTTATCCGGTGGATTGGTTTCAGATGCCCAAACTGTATAAGAAACCTACGACGGAGCAAGAATCAAAACGGGCGGAAGAAACGGTGGCTGAGCTTAACAGGGACAGCTATGCGCTACACCTATGGAACCAGGTAACAAGGGAATTAGTTATTGAAGAGGAAAGTGTTATTCAAAGAATGATTGCATCTCACTGTTTAATATGCGGAGACACTTATAATTCTTCCATAGCTATTTAA
- the LOC123223316 gene encoding uncharacterized protein At4g19900-like: MLSQNIKTPLFFAVSFSAIACLIYTSSLVSSGALITNLCVHSAEKLVLQEMGEEKDDSEAPDLLIAPPELTMPKRIAWFRGKLPDLDVLKSNDFGQKFHGRVLEFFDKNCTNQFFMIWFSPARKFGPREFLTVESLMTANPQACLMILSRTLDSRRGHKILKPLLDRGLKIVAVTPDVPFLLKNTPAEAWLEELKSGNKDPGKYPLYNNLSNLIRLAILYRYGGVYLDTDFIVLRNFTGLRNAVGVQVIDPKTEKWSSVNNALMIFDISHPILVEFLREFATTFDGNMWGHNGPYMLSRVIRRLNVGGANTNPYNITILPRKAFYPVDWFQMPKLYKKPTTEQESERAEKTVAELNRDSYALHLWNRVTRGLVIEEGSVIQRIIASHCLICRDTYNPSIAI, from the coding sequence ATGTTGAGCCAAAATATTAAAACACCCCTCTTCTTTGCTGTCTCATTTTCAGCCATCGCTTGTCTCATCTACACAAGCAGCCTCGTTTCTAGTGGCGCCCTCATTACTAATCTCTGTGTACACTCCGCAGAGAAATTAGTATTGCAGGAGATGGGTGAAGAAAAAGATGACAGTGAAGCTCCTGATCTTCTTATTGCTCCTCCCGAATTGACGATGCCAAAAAGAATAGCTTGGTTCCGGGGAAAACTTCCGGATCTTGATGTTCTTAAATCAAACGATTTCGGTCAGAAATTTCACGGCCGGGTTCTGGaattctttgataaaaattgtaCTAATCAGTTCTTCATGATTTGGTTTTCACCAGCTCGTAAATTTGGACCGAGAGAGTTCTTGACGGTAGAGAGTCTGATGACGGCCAATCCGCAGGCATGCTTGATGATTTTATCAAGAACTCTAGACTCGCGGCGTGGCCACAAAATCTTGAAACCTCTACTTGATCGTGGACTTAAAATTGTTGCAGTTACACCGGATGTGCCGTTTTTATTGAAGAATACACCAGCTGAAGCTTGGCTTGAAGAATTGAAAAGTGGCAACAAGGACCCTGGAAAGTATCCATTATACAATAATCTTTCTAATCTCATCAGGCTTGCCATTTTATACAGGTACGGAGGTGTTTACTTGGACACAGATTTCATTGTTCTGAGAAACTTCACAGGGTTGAGAAATGCAGTTGGGGTGCAAGTTATAGATCCGAAGACTGAAAAATGGAGCTCAGTGAATAATGCTTTAATGATCTTTGACATTTCACATCCGATTTTAGTCGAATTCTTGAGGGAATTCGCCACAACTTTTGATGGAAACATGTGGGGTCACAATGGTCCGTACATGCTTTCCAGGGTTATTAGGAGACTGAACGTTGGAGGTGCAAACACAAATCCTTATAACATTACAATTTTACCGAGAAAGGCATTTTATCCGGTGGATTGGTTTCAGATGCCCAAACTGTATAAGAAACCGACGACAGAGCAAGAATCAGAACGGGCGGAAAAAACGGTGGCTGAGCTTAACAGGGACAGCTATGCGCTACACCTATGGAACAGGGTAACAAGGGGATTAGTTATTGAAGAGGGAAGTGTTATACAAAGAATAATTGCATCTCACTGTTTAATATGCCGAGACACGTATAATCCTTCCATAGCTATCTAA
- the LOC123229501 gene encoding glycosyl hydrolase 5 family protein-like, with protein MDSSSFSLFSLMTLFMLFSTNRSEGVPLSTNSRWIVDNRSGQRVKLACVNWASHLKPVVTEGLSKKPLDQISKRILAMGFNCVRLTWPIYLATNDTLASLTVKQSFQNFGLNEDIVGIQINNPSIIDLSLIKAFQAVVSNLGDNNVMVILDNHITKPGWCCGNSDGNGFFGDQYFDPELWIKGLTRMATLFNGVTNVIGMSLRNELRGPKQNLKDWYRYMQRGAEAVHSANPNVLVILSGLSFDTDLSFIRNQPVNLTFTGKTVFEVHWYSFPDNKQWENGNSNKVCGRVLNRINRSADFVLDQGWPLFVSEWGVDLVINNVNEKRFLSCFLGWLAEHDLDWALWTLVGSYYFNGGVLGSNERYGILNRNWSDVRNSSFLHRISFVQSPTRGPDLLERTLHKVIFHPLTGLCVLKSTSLFDPMRLGSCADTGAWNYTSLKNLYLKGTSYCLQSNGLGKAATLGLRCTDSNSKWEIIADSKMHLSSTEEDGTIVCLDLDSSSNLVMNNCKCLDTNGTCDPASQWFKLVDSTRD; from the exons atggATTCTTCTTCCTTCTCCCTCTTCTCTTTGATGACTCTTTTCATGCTGTTTTCCACCAACCGTTCTGAGGGGGTTCCTCTCTCCACTAACTCCAGATGGATCGTGGACAACCGCAGCGGACAGCGGGTAAAATTAGCATGTGTAAACTGGGCATCACATCTTAAACCAGTTGTGACTGAGGGACTCAGCAAGAAGCCTTTAGACCAAATTTCGAAACGGATTTTGGCTATGGGATTCAACTGTGTTAGGTTGACGTGGCCAATCTATTTGGCCACCAATGACACTTTGGCCTCTCTCACAGTCAAACAATCATTTcagaattttggtttaaacGAAGACATTGTTGGTATTCAGATTAACAACCCCTCCATCATTGATCTTTCTCTCATTAAAGCTTTCCAG GCAGTGGTATCCAACCTTGGGGACAACAATGTCATGGTGATATTAGATAATCACATAACAAAACCAGGTTGGTGTTGCGGTAACTCAGATGGCAATGGATTCTTTGGCGATCAGTATTTTGATCCAGAACTCTGGATCAAAGGTCTCACGAGGATGGCTACTCTATTTAATGGAGTTACCAATGTTATTGGCATGAGCCTGAGGAATGAACTCAGAGGCCCTAAACAGAACCTAAAAGATTGGTACAG ATACATGCAGAGAGGAGCTGAAGCAGTGCATTCAGCAAACCCAAATGTTCTTGTCATCCTCTCTGGGTTATCTTTTGACACAGACTTATCATTTATTCGCAATCAACCAGTGAATTTGACGTTTACTGGGAAGACAGTATTCGAGGTACACTGGTATAGCTTTCCAGATAATAAGCAATGGGAAAATGGTAATTCAAATAAAGTATGCGGTCGAGTGCTGAATAGAATAAATCGGTCAGCAGACTTCGTGCTTGACCAAGGGTGGCCGTTGTTCGTGAGTGAGTGGGGAGTGGATTTAGTGATAAATAATGTGAATGAAAAAAGGTTTTTGAGCTGCTTTTTGGGTTGGCTAGCTGAACATGACTTGGACTGGGCCTTGTGGACTCTTGTTGGAAGTTATTATTTCAATGGAGGGGTCCTTGGGTCAAATGAGCGTTATGGAATTTTAAATAGGAACTGGTCTGATGTAAGGAATTCGAGCTTTTTACACAGAATATCATTTGTTCAATCTCCCACTAGAG GGCCAGATTTATTAGAAAGAACTCTGCATAAAGTGATTTTCCATCCTTTAACAGGTCTCTGTGTACTGAAAAGTACATCATTGTTTGATCCTATGAGGTTGGGTTCTTGTGCCGACACAGGAGCATGGAATTACACGTCCCTGAAGAATTTATACCTAAAGGGGACATCTTATTGCTTACAATCCAATGGGTTGGGGAAGGCAGCAACACTCGGCCTAAGATGCAcagactcaaattcaaaatgggAAATCATAGCAGATTCTAAGATGCACCTGTCATCTACGGAAGAAGATGGTACAATTGTTTGCTTGGATTTAGACTCAAGCAGCAACCTTGTTATGAATAACTGTAAATGCTTGGATACAAATGGAACATGTGATCCTGCAAGCCAGTGGTTCAAACTTGTCGACAGCACAAGAGATTGA